Genomic DNA from Verrucomicrobiia bacterium:
GGTTATTCAGCACGTATCCGTTTTGCGGGTCGGTTTTTAAAGCTTGGCGAAAGGCAGCTTCTGCGTCTTCCCAGTCATCGCCGTTCTCCAAGTAAATGACACCCAAGCGGCTATACGCCTTGCTACACTTTGGGTCTTTGGAAGCCACCTGCAGGTAGAGCTGCTCGGCTGCCTTCATTTCTCCCTTGCGGAAGTGGATGTCCGCCTCGGACAACAACTTGTCCAACTCAGGGTCACCAGTGGCCGGTTCCTGCTTCTCCTCACTCATCATAGGTTCCATGGGGAAAAGGTCGGGAGCGGAAGAAGAGGGTGAAGTTGGACGCTTGCGAGCTAAAAGCCCAGAGGACATTTTAATGGCCTTTCTCCCAACCCGGCCTTCTTTTTTAGGAAAGCGCGCCGTCAATTTGCGCCAGTCCACCAAAAGGATGACTAGCACGAGCGAGAGTAAGAAAATAATTTTTATCGTCATGACTGAAAAGCATCGAGAATTACATCTGACTGCAGCGTAGCATGGAGGAGCGGTGCGTAATAGAGGAACTTGCGGGCCAAGTGCGGGGAATCAAAGGCACTCAAGGTCTGATAAAAGCGGATAAGCCGCTCTTCGGATAACTCACCACCACCCACATTCTGTAGGCTCACGCGGGAGCGTACTGTGGCCAGCATGCGGTCTGTCTCACCAAAAAGGACAAAGTGAACACCCATAGGCGGCTCTTCCAGGAGCTTAAGAAGGGCGTTGGCAACCTCACGCGAGAGCTTGTCGGCTTGAGGGATGGCAATGTACTTTGCACCTCCTACAGCCTGCTGCCCCGAAAAAGACCGGATAGCCCGGATATCTTTTACCCCAGGAGCCTTCCCCCACTCTTCAAAGGAAAAACAATCGCTTGGGTGTGCGCCCTCGGTGCATGCTTTCCACAAAGAATCCCACTGTCCCTCGGGAGCAATGAGAAAGGTGCTGCGCGCCTGAACTGGAGACATGGCTTGCATAGTTTCATGCTAGCGCACTATGAGGAGGGGCGCCACGTATGGTACATATGAGGTACATAGATATGGATACCCAAGCCCCATCCGGACCAAAACCCGATTTCAAGGACATCACCCTTTTTGACCAGGAAACTGGTGAGCCCTTTATCTTCACGGCCAAGGAACAAGAGTTTTTCTGGCGCCAAGGCTTTACCCACGTCCCTAAGCGCAGCCCAGAACGCCGACGTGAACTTCGGGAAAAGCGAGCTAAAGGGAAACCCCTCTTCAATGTGACCTGCAAGGTATGCGGGAAGGTAGGGAAAATCCTCACTGAACCTCATGACCCCCGCGATATTTACTGTGAAACCTGTTTTGCAGAAACCTGGGGAGAGTATTTGGATGCCCACCCTGAGGTGAAAGCCATTCATGACAAGGCAGAACAAGAAGCCGCAGCCCTGACCGAGCAGTTTGAACAGCAGGGAGACATCTCCTAATAAAAAACTGCACCATCTCTGGTGCAGTTTGAACTGTAAGCCCAACCTAGGAAGGACGGTGCCGGCTAAAGTTTTTTTAGTAGGTAATGCCGCTTACACCACTTCTCCCGTATCTTCCTAAAACGACGTGCTGCGGCAATCTCGTCGCCCCTCTCCAGGGCGTCCACTGCTTCGTCGTACCATTTCTGAACCTGGAGAACGGTGCGCTCATCGCACATGCCCTTTATCTGCTCAACCCTCTCCGCCGAGGCCGTCCTTACACTAGGAAGGATTGCGGTGCTGATGACCTCCCAAAGCCGGCATCCAGCCAGGTAGTCGTTCTGGTAATGAACCGAATCAAAGCTACTACCCAAGAAAGACCTGAGGGGAGGAAGGAGGTGGGAAGGTATCTCAATCTTGGACTGGATAAGATTTATCCGTCTCTGCAATGAATCAAATTCGTCCCGGGTGGGATCCGTATCCGTATCCAATAGGTGACTCCTCGCATCCTTTTAAGATGCGCGAGAAATATAGCACACGGTGTCGCACCCAGCAAGATGCACACCCATCATAAAAAAGGAGGCGCCCACTAGTGGCGCC
This window encodes:
- a CDS encoding tetratricopeptide repeat protein produces the protein MTIKIIFLLSLVLVILLVDWRKLTARFPKKEGRVGRKAIKMSSGLLARKRPTSPSSSAPDLFPMEPMMSEEKQEPATGDPELDKLLSEADIHFRKGEMKAAEQLYLQVASKDPKCSKAYSRLGVIYLENGDDWEDAEAAFRQALKTDPQNGYVLNNLGLVLYHQDKFADAIRNFEQAVHLDDLNASRHANLGMAYMAMRQYAKAESSFKKALKLEPSEMEYKDLLAEAVEKKLAHKTMVRR
- a CDS encoding zinc-ribbon domain containing protein encodes the protein MDTQAPSGPKPDFKDITLFDQETGEPFIFTAKEQEFFWRQGFTHVPKRSPERRRELREKRAKGKPLFNVTCKVCGKVGKILTEPHDPRDIYCETCFAETWGEYLDAHPEVKAIHDKAEQEAAALTEQFEQQGDIS